In the Necator americanus strain Aroian chromosome X, whole genome shotgun sequence genome, aaaaaaaacatgcacacacgccacatacacacacgcacgcacgcggTCTAAGCGCGTGCACGCACCTCACCATATGGCATGATACTGCGGAAGCGGGACATAGCAAACTGTGCAGTCAAACTCGCGAGTCAACATTTAAACGTTAGAATACCTCAGTGTTACAGTGTTTGTTAACAGCGGCGCTTCGCCCCGGGTAACCGAACGACCGATGAACCTAATTACCTCGAAATCAAGCGTAAACCGCAGACACGGCGAGAATGTGACGAAACCTTGTCATAGAGGTAGTCGTGCCCCTCCCCTCCTACGGATATAATTGCGGTATGGGAATTCcctccacggatctccctcactagagggatcacagccggttagtcgcgaggctacgtggcgcgtccccgggtggcggatagggggctaaacgcggaccaaaagcgaccttgcgcttgcccagagacgcaggtggattcaggggatggactccctgtttctgctgagccaggactgactcatgacatccttgtatcccacgtcggtccggccaaaagcctgcaatcaagtgactgggaggtgcaagggaggcggtttggagtcgcctccaacaaataagctccacatgtccacaccgggagaacgaaagttctcccagaaactcatgggactagaggcttgcaacctgcccatgggttttaaaattttaagcaaaacacagtaatagaaaagagtctcctgattccggaggaaagcctggtacggtagcgccaggtaggacggggttgcaggagtcatgtaggctaccaaaacggaaaaggactaggatggcgatctgtacttataacgcacgtacgcttgcatcggaagcggccatcgaagatctgatgatgcaagccaagaagatcaagtacgacgtcatcggactgaccgagacgagacgacgtcaccctctcaacgccgtatatgaaactggagaagaactgttcttaggaacatgcgacagtagaggtgttggtggagttggcgtcctcgtcaacacgagtatggcaaagaacctcgactcttttgaacaacttacgacccgaatcggacgtctgcggatgagaagatgtggcccaataccagctttgactatcttcgtcgtttacgctccaacatcaagctacgaagaagaagaagtcgaagctttctatatggacctggagaagttctaccaagaagatcatgccttctacaaggtcatagttggcgatttcaacgctaaggttggcccaagaagaacgccggaggaacttcacatcgggacccacggcctacaatggaatgaccagggagagaggctctccgagttcatcatgacgactaagaccatccatgggaactcgcaatttcagaagccctcttctttacgctggacgtgggagtcacccggtggagggtaccgtaatgaaatagaccacatcatcgtcaataaaaggttctgcctgacggacgtcggtgttgtaccaaagttctatacgggatcggaccatcgcctcctccgaggaagattttccttcacaaggagagcagagaaagccgccaagttcagagagagaaatcccaggactaccatcaactgggatctcttcgctacgctagccggcttttgggaagattctgcaatggacaacatcgacgaggaatatgaccggcttgtcgaacaccttcacgactgcgcgaagaaggctgagagttttaaaaccaccaagaggcgtctgtctcttgaaactcttgagctgatacgccagcgtggagcagcacgag is a window encoding:
- a CDS encoding hypothetical protein (NECATOR_CHRX.G23513.T1); this encodes MAICTYNARTLASEAAIEDLMMQAKKIKYDVIGLTETRRRHPLNAVYETGEELFLGTCDSRGVGGVGVLVNTSMAKNLDSFEQLTTRIGRLRMRRCGPIPALTIFVVYAPTSSYEEEEVEAFYMDLEKFYQEDHAFYKVIVGDFNAKVGPRRTPEELHIGTHGLQWNDQGERLSEFIMTTKTIHGNSQFQKPSSLRWTWESPGGGYRNEIDHIIVNKRFCLTDVGVVPKFYTGSDHRLLRGRFSFTRRAEKAAKFRERNPRTTINWDLFATLAGFWEDSAMDNIDEEYDRLVEHLHDCAKKAESFKTTKRRLSLETLELIRQRGAARAAGNQELTSELARLCREAIKEDLKERRAEVLAEAAEAGKSIRYARRDFASRKTRMTALRNPKGTAIASRRGMEKIIYDFYSDLFDSHVHLPPHHLREDGQVIPEALPSEIRHAIMSVRNRTAPGPDRIRPEHLKSLPPVLINTLARLFTRYLSECKVPKQWKTSKTVLLYKKGDPHDIGNYRPICLLSVIYKLFTRVILNRIEKVLDEGQPCEQAGFRKGFSTIDHIHTVSKLIEVSREYKMPLCLTFIDLKKAFDSVETEAVVEALDNQGVPTQYIKVLRELYSNFTTGISPFYKNIVIDVKRGGPTG